A stretch of Synechococcus sp. WH 8020 DNA encodes these proteins:
- the cysK gene encoding cysteine synthase A, translating into MSRVYADNSQAIGNTPLVRLNHVTKGCKATVLAKIEGRNPAYSVKCRIGANMIWDAEKRGVLSEGKTIVEPTSGNTGIALAFTAAARGYKLILTMPESMSIERRRVMAVLGAELILTEAAKGMPGAIAKAKEIADSDPSKYFMPGQFDNPANPEIHEKTTGPEIWDDCDGAIDVLVAGVGTGGTITGVSRYIKQDKGKAITSVAVEPSHSPVITQTMNGEALKPGPHKIQGIGAGFIPNNLDLSVVDRVEQVTNEESIEMAVRLAQEEGLLVGISCGAATAAAIRLAQQDEFAGKTIVVVLPDLAERYLSSVMFADVPTGIIEEPVKA; encoded by the coding sequence ATGTCCCGCGTCTACGCCGATAACAGCCAAGCCATCGGCAACACCCCGCTCGTTCGCCTTAACCACGTCACCAAGGGTTGCAAGGCCACCGTTTTGGCCAAAATCGAAGGCCGCAACCCCGCCTACAGCGTGAAGTGCAGAATCGGCGCCAACATGATTTGGGACGCTGAAAAGCGTGGCGTTCTCTCCGAAGGGAAAACCATCGTGGAGCCCACCTCAGGCAATACAGGCATTGCCCTGGCCTTCACTGCCGCGGCTCGTGGTTACAAGCTGATCCTCACGATGCCGGAATCGATGTCGATCGAACGTCGACGGGTGATGGCCGTGCTTGGCGCTGAACTGATCCTGACGGAAGCCGCCAAGGGCATGCCTGGTGCCATCGCCAAGGCCAAGGAGATTGCAGATAGTGATCCGTCCAAGTACTTCATGCCTGGACAGTTCGACAATCCCGCCAATCCAGAGATCCACGAAAAAACCACTGGTCCTGAGATCTGGGATGACTGCGATGGGGCGATCGATGTGCTCGTTGCCGGCGTTGGAACCGGTGGCACCATTACCGGAGTCTCGCGTTACATCAAGCAGGACAAAGGCAAGGCCATCACCTCGGTAGCCGTTGAGCCAAGCCACAGCCCTGTGATCACCCAAACAATGAATGGTGAAGCGCTCAAGCCCGGCCCACACAAAATTCAAGGCATCGGCGCTGGCTTCATTCCTAACAACCTCGATCTCTCTGTGGTCGATCGCGTTGAGCAGGTCACCAATGAGGAGTCCATCGAAATGGCCGTGCGCCTGGCCCAGGAAGAAGGCCTCTTAGTAGGAATTTCCTGCGGCGCAGCAACCGCAGCAGCGATTCGCCTTGCCCAACAGGATGAATTTGCTGGCAAAACAATCGTGGTCGTTCTGCCTGACCTCGCTGAGCGTTATTTGTCTTCCGTGATGTTTGCGGACGTGCCCACCGGAATCATCGAAGAGCCAGTAAAAGCATGA
- a CDS encoding outer membrane protein, whose protein sequence is MNTCYASFLAFASVALSSVAVSPAAVLAESEEQARGPYLRLGAGVQWPETSALKDQRCSSTSPPALFGCGPGDDGRSLGAYGGFDQAPVVDAAIGYRWTSWLRTEALLNWSPQLNVSAQSNFLGAGSNQPVSASGNGLAGFGVLYVDGPSLATVRPFIGAGLGAARTSLSDVTYRFPAISSDAVTVTSGGRSTSFAYLLTAGVSIPLSERLDLDLAYRWTDLGTVKTNAGSAKLVRPAGRSKLAIAGTEIDLQTQAAVASLRFRF, encoded by the coding sequence ATGAACACTTGCTACGCGTCCTTTTTGGCCTTCGCCTCGGTCGCTCTCTCATCGGTCGCTGTCTCGCCTGCTGCTGTTTTGGCAGAGTCTGAAGAGCAGGCGCGTGGCCCTTACCTCCGCTTGGGTGCAGGCGTGCAATGGCCGGAGACGAGTGCGCTAAAGGATCAAAGGTGTTCAAGTACCTCACCGCCAGCGTTGTTTGGATGTGGGCCAGGCGATGACGGACGAAGCCTTGGTGCCTATGGCGGTTTTGATCAGGCCCCCGTGGTGGATGCGGCGATCGGGTATCGCTGGACGTCATGGCTGCGGACTGAGGCCTTACTCAACTGGTCGCCCCAGCTCAACGTCTCCGCGCAAAGTAATTTCCTCGGAGCAGGCTCGAATCAGCCTGTTAGTGCGTCTGGGAATGGGTTAGCTGGATTTGGAGTGCTGTACGTGGATGGACCTTCCCTGGCAACGGTCCGTCCGTTTATCGGTGCTGGTCTTGGTGCTGCTCGGACGTCTCTTTCTGATGTCACCTATCGATTCCCAGCGATTTCCAGTGATGCCGTCACGGTGACCTCTGGAGGGAGATCTACGTCATTCGCCTATTTGCTCACGGCTGGTGTGAGCATCCCTCTCAGCGAGAGGCTTGACCTTGACCTGGCCTATCGCTGGACCGATCTTGGAACGGTGAAAACCAATGCAGGATCCGCCAAACTTGTTCGGCCTGCAGGCCGATCCAAGCTCGCGATTGCAGGTACAGAGATTGATCTTCAAACTCAAGCCGCTGTAGCGAGTTTGCGTTTTCGCTTTTAG
- a CDS encoding PLP-dependent transferase — protein sequence MSSRDLLRYPCWQGEDLGHPLPDSTHAVSVALPRWRDVIAYEDNDPQCRSQLRALYPRFALHPLVAEVAQQALAMLPTGMNSPGSSAWPYPNGAAAQLAQQHCRRQAPSASTQIVDQLGLAVLIANAEASPHAKAFWQHAGLGASSRRAAISLNKEAAPAAGAAHRAKTLVIERLAAIYGCDTQQFSLHPSGMAALHTALQWLTTMRQGRPTLQIGFPYVDVLKLPQVVFAGSELLLDSSSAAMEAALDRIDPAAVIVELPSNPLLQCVDLPTLGRLAHARGIPVIADDTIGSCLNIDPLPYADLIFSSLTKSFGGRGDVLAGALVVSPHSRWEQTFQNQHSPAGFTGLDDGDAIALEQGSRDVQARVPQLNRHAQALAKKLSSHPAVARVYYPDQCPNFRSLMRPGAGHGCLLSFELKGGSDQARDVYDGLSVCKGPSLGTPFSLVCPYVLLAHYDELAWAQACGVPSHLLRVSVGLEQPEELWQRFERALSASSP from the coding sequence GTGAGTTCCCGCGACCTCCTGCGCTACCCATGCTGGCAAGGCGAGGACCTTGGCCATCCCTTGCCGGACAGCACCCATGCCGTGTCCGTTGCCCTACCGCGCTGGCGCGATGTCATCGCCTACGAAGACAACGATCCGCAGTGCCGGTCGCAATTGCGAGCGTTGTATCCACGCTTTGCTCTCCATCCTTTAGTTGCAGAGGTTGCTCAACAAGCATTAGCGATGCTCCCCACCGGGATGAACTCCCCGGGATCCAGTGCTTGGCCCTACCCCAACGGGGCTGCCGCCCAGCTCGCCCAACAGCATTGCCGTCGGCAGGCTCCGAGTGCTTCCACCCAAATCGTGGATCAGCTCGGACTCGCCGTCTTGATTGCTAACGCCGAAGCGAGCCCCCATGCCAAAGCTTTCTGGCAACACGCTGGTTTAGGCGCCTCATCGCGACGGGCCGCGATCAGTTTGAACAAGGAGGCAGCACCAGCGGCGGGGGCCGCTCATCGGGCCAAGACCCTCGTGATCGAGCGACTAGCCGCCATCTATGGATGTGACACCCAGCAGTTCAGCCTGCACCCCTCCGGGATGGCGGCTCTACACACGGCTCTGCAATGGCTCACAACCATGCGGCAAGGGCGCCCCACCCTGCAAATCGGCTTCCCCTACGTCGATGTGCTGAAGCTGCCTCAGGTGGTGTTTGCCGGAAGCGAACTACTGCTCGACAGCAGCAGCGCAGCCATGGAAGCCGCTCTTGATCGCATCGATCCAGCAGCGGTGATTGTGGAACTACCCAGCAATCCCCTTCTGCAATGCGTGGACCTCCCAACTCTCGGCCGTTTGGCTCACGCCCGAGGGATTCCAGTGATCGCAGACGACACGATCGGATCTTGCTTGAACATCGATCCCCTGCCTTATGCAGACCTGATCTTCAGTTCACTTACCAAAAGTTTTGGCGGTCGGGGGGATGTGTTGGCTGGAGCACTGGTTGTGAGCCCGCACTCCCGCTGGGAGCAAACCTTTCAGAATCAACACTCACCCGCAGGGTTCACCGGCCTTGACGATGGCGATGCAATCGCCCTGGAACAAGGAAGCCGCGATGTCCAGGCACGCGTTCCTCAACTGAATCGCCATGCCCAAGCCCTAGCCAAAAAGCTCAGCAGTCACCCGGCGGTGGCGCGTGTGTATTACCCCGATCAATGCCCCAATTTCCGCAGCCTCATGCGCCCCGGCGCCGGACATGGCTGCCTGCTCTCTTTCGAGCTCAAGGGCGGTAGCGATCAAGCCCGAGATGTTTACGACGGGTTGTCGGTCTGCAAAGGGCCAAGCCTGGGCACACCGTTCAGCTTGGTGTGTCCCTATGTGCTTTTGGCTCACTACGACGAACTGGCCTGGGCCCAGGCTTGCGGCGTTCCCTCTCACCTCCTACGTGTCTCGGTCGGGCTCGAACAACCCGAGGAGCTTTGGCAACGGTTTGAGCGCGCCCTCTCCGCGTCGAGCCCCTAA
- a CDS encoding trans-sulfuration enzyme family protein, producing the protein MQRPVPEPATATRAIHHGESFASETGTVMPPIYATSTFEHGNPGGFDYTRSGNPNFRILEGVLASVEACTHATVFGSGVSAITAIVSTLSQGDLVLCEENLYGCTVRLFEQVFAKFGVRTEWVDFTNPSSVARIEEQRPAMVWLESPTNPLLKVIDLDAVCSAARSAGVPVVVDNTFATPLVQRPLALGATLSLTSTTKYINGHSDALGGVVCTDQPSWHQKMVFAQKALGLMPSPFDCWLITRGIKTLPLRLSQQMANAAAVADHLASHPAVSWVRYPGRDDHPQRAVALRQMNGGGAIVTIGLNASREQAYAVCKALRWFTMAESLGGVESLICHPATMTHAAVSSEIKAALGISDGLIRLSLGCEDIRDLLIDLDHALTLLP; encoded by the coding sequence TTGCAGCGTCCTGTCCCAGAACCGGCGACAGCCACCCGGGCCATTCACCACGGCGAAAGCTTCGCCAGCGAAACCGGCACGGTGATGCCACCCATCTACGCCACATCCACCTTTGAGCATGGCAACCCAGGCGGATTCGATTACACCCGCTCGGGCAACCCCAATTTCCGCATCCTTGAAGGCGTTCTGGCCTCTGTTGAGGCATGCACCCACGCCACGGTGTTTGGTTCGGGAGTCAGCGCGATTACCGCGATTGTCTCCACCCTGAGCCAGGGAGATCTGGTGCTCTGCGAAGAAAACCTCTACGGCTGCACCGTGCGCTTGTTCGAGCAGGTGTTTGCCAAGTTCGGGGTGCGCACCGAATGGGTTGATTTCACCAATCCCAGTTCTGTGGCCCGCATCGAGGAGCAGCGGCCAGCGATGGTCTGGCTGGAGAGTCCCACCAACCCACTGCTCAAGGTGATTGACCTCGATGCAGTCTGCAGCGCGGCCCGCTCCGCAGGCGTGCCCGTTGTGGTCGACAACACGTTCGCCACCCCCTTGGTGCAACGTCCTTTGGCACTCGGCGCCACCCTCTCACTCACCAGCACCACGAAATACATCAACGGGCATTCGGATGCCCTCGGTGGTGTGGTTTGCACCGATCAGCCCAGCTGGCATCAAAAGATGGTGTTTGCCCAAAAAGCATTGGGGCTGATGCCCTCACCCTTCGACTGTTGGCTGATCACCAGGGGCATCAAAACGCTGCCCCTGCGCCTGAGCCAACAGATGGCGAATGCGGCTGCGGTGGCGGATCACTTGGCATCCCATCCCGCTGTGTCTTGGGTGCGCTATCCCGGACGAGACGATCACCCTCAGAGGGCTGTGGCCTTGCGCCAAATGAACGGAGGCGGAGCAATCGTGACGATTGGATTAAATGCGAGTCGTGAACAGGCCTATGCCGTGTGCAAAGCCCTGCGTTGGTTCACGATGGCCGAAAGCCTTGGCGGAGTTGAGAGCTTGATCTGCCATCCAGCCACCATGACCCACGCCGCCGTTTCTTCCGAGATCAAAGCAGCCCTAGGCATCAGCGACGGGCTGATTCGGCTATCCCTTGGCTGCGAAGACATCCGTGACCTGTTGATCGATCTTGATCACGCGCTCACCCTGCTCCCGTGA
- a CDS encoding DUF1651 domain-containing protein: protein MCLGCFADVCADGWLIDGCGYWAMRFHRDEQSDANDPRVFVDYGRGMPNGQSALLKSRKHLPRKDAETQWNRLIEIGWTQVPPVWGQDVEP from the coding sequence ATGTGTCTTGGTTGCTTTGCCGATGTTTGTGCGGACGGGTGGTTGATTGATGGCTGCGGTTACTGGGCAATGCGCTTTCATCGAGATGAGCAATCTGATGCGAATGATCCTCGTGTTTTTGTGGATTATGGAAGGGGGATGCCAAACGGACAGTCCGCCTTGTTGAAGAGCAGAAAACATCTGCCACGAAAGGATGCAGAGACGCAATGGAATCGATTGATTGAAATCGGTTGGACGCAGGTTCCACCTGTTTGGGGGCAAGATGTTGAGCCATAA
- the rpsD gene encoding 30S ribosomal protein S4, with product MSRYRGPRLRITRRLGDLPGLTRKAAKRSYPPGQHGQARRKRSEYAIRLEEKQKLRFNYGVSERQLVRYVKKARAQEGSTGTNLLKLLENRLDNVCFRIGFGPTVPGARQLVNHGHVTVNGRVTDIASYQCKAGDVIAIRERKCSKLLAEANLQFPGLANVPPHLELDKPKLSAKVIGRAEREWVALEINELLVVEYYSRKV from the coding sequence ATGTCCAGATACCGCGGCCCTCGCCTGAGGATCACGCGGCGCTTGGGAGACCTACCCGGTCTCACCCGGAAGGCCGCAAAACGGTCCTATCCACCCGGTCAGCACGGCCAAGCCCGTCGCAAGCGCTCCGAATACGCGATCCGCTTAGAAGAAAAGCAAAAGCTTCGCTTCAACTACGGCGTGTCTGAACGCCAACTCGTGCGCTACGTGAAGAAAGCGCGTGCTCAGGAGGGTTCAACAGGAACCAACCTGCTCAAATTGCTCGAGAATCGTCTCGACAATGTTTGCTTCCGCATTGGATTTGGTCCAACCGTGCCCGGCGCCCGCCAGCTGGTAAACCATGGCCACGTCACCGTGAATGGACGGGTCACCGACATCGCCAGTTATCAGTGCAAGGCCGGTGATGTGATCGCTATTCGCGAACGCAAGTGCAGCAAACTGCTTGCCGAAGCGAATCTTCAATTCCCTGGACTGGCCAACGTGCCTCCTCACCTTGAGCTCGACAAACCCAAGCTCAGCGCCAAAGTGATTGGCCGCGCTGAACGCGAATGGGTAGCCCTTGAGATCAACGAACTCCTGGTTGTGGAGTACTACTCAAGAAAGGTCTGA
- a CDS encoding Tll0287-like domain-containing protein: protein MKTNQSSSVLTGFLLRFVGLQFVAFILAIILIVSGYTLVTRTYVRFQASQVMDVMLAVREYTSRKINPLIAPINDSSDAAFMPEAVPSYSATKVFEYLRLNHAYSDFQYREAALNPTSPSDRASATEAEIIARFEDNPRLREISGVLNDNSDHNQYFLAKPIRLSKESCLACHSTPDRAPKSQLIAYGDKNGFGWKLGDVVGAQIVSLPIDSGLPSPARFVLLLVLAVGLMSLAVVVVGKRFFEALIARPLRQVLRLVSDQSCEADDDSKHLRQRQDEFGVLSRWISSLRDSLK from the coding sequence GTGAAAACTAACCAATCCTCGTCAGTTCTTACTGGTTTTCTTCTCCGTTTTGTTGGGCTGCAGTTTGTTGCTTTTATTTTAGCAATTATTTTAATTGTCTCGGGGTATACCTTGGTTACGAGAACCTATGTTCGCTTTCAGGCCTCGCAGGTGATGGACGTGATGTTGGCTGTGCGTGAATATACATCTAGAAAAATTAATCCATTGATTGCTCCTATCAATGACTCTTCTGATGCGGCATTTATGCCTGAAGCTGTTCCAAGTTATTCTGCCACAAAGGTGTTCGAGTATCTAAGATTGAATCATGCGTATTCTGATTTCCAATATCGAGAAGCTGCACTCAATCCAACAAGTCCCTCGGATCGAGCGAGTGCTACTGAAGCGGAAATTATTGCTCGGTTTGAAGACAACCCTCGTTTAAGGGAGATTAGTGGTGTTCTAAATGATAATAGTGATCATAATCAATATTTTCTCGCGAAGCCCATTCGGCTCTCGAAAGAAAGTTGTTTGGCCTGTCACTCAACACCCGATAGGGCTCCTAAAAGCCAACTCATAGCCTATGGAGATAAGAATGGTTTTGGATGGAAGCTGGGTGATGTTGTTGGTGCGCAGATCGTATCACTTCCGATTGACTCTGGTTTGCCGTCTCCAGCGCGTTTTGTCCTTCTGCTTGTCTTGGCTGTTGGACTCATGTCTTTGGCTGTAGTTGTGGTTGGTAAACGCTTCTTTGAAGCTCTTATCGCTCGTCCACTAAGACAGGTCTTGCGACTTGTGAGTGATCAGTCTTGCGAGGCCGATGACGATTCAAAGCATCTGCGTCAACGTCAAGATGAGTTTGGTGTGTTGTCTCGATGGATTTCTAGCCTTCGTGATTCCTTGAAGTGA
- the yidD gene encoding membrane protein insertion efficiency factor YidD, which produces MLAVIETWVSRLMLGLIGIYRTWISPLIGPRCRFTPTCSAYGIEAIQRHGPWRGGWLTLRRLLRCHPFTPCGCDPVPD; this is translated from the coding sequence CTGTTGGCCGTGATCGAGACATGGGTCAGCCGGTTGATGCTCGGCTTGATCGGCATCTATCGCACTTGGATTTCACCCTTGATCGGCCCTCGCTGTCGGTTTACCCCAACCTGTAGTGCTTACGGGATCGAGGCGATTCAGCGCCATGGCCCTTGGCGTGGTGGTTGGTTAACCCTGCGTCGTTTGCTGCGCTGCCATCCCTTTACCCCCTGCGGCTGTGACCCCGTCCCCGATTGA